The genomic stretch GGCATCTCTCCGCTGGTCGATTCTCGCTCTAGAAGCGATCGGATAAATTGCTTCGGCGATCGATGGGTTTATTGGTAGCACATCTTCGGTCTAGCTCCAGCTTCGATATCGCTCCAGCTTTGCTATCGCTCCAGCAGCGATCGGTGTCGATGAGAAAATGATAGCGGCTTATCACTCATTGTCTGCTCTGCAGGAGACGATGTGGATTGCTCGGCTTCCCTTTGCAGCAGTATGGCTCGTTCTGTGATATTGTTTTTGTTGGCTCGTTCTGTGATATTATAAAAAGGGTTGTAGCGTTGGGGGTACTTGCGAACATCCTCACCCACCCAGAAATTGTAGATTtctgaaaagagagaaaaaacagATCCTCTTCGGCGGGACGGGACTGTGGGTAGGTGTACGCTAAGCTTCCTCATCATCCGGAACTGGAAGCAAGCAGATTTTCTCCACTGGGCGTGTCAAATTTCCCGTAGCTGTCTTCAGTGTAACAACACGCACTACGTTGTCTGCCGAGGGATGCAGCTGGCAGATTCGACCCATCTTCCACTTCATAGGGGGCAAATTTTCGTCCTTAACGACGACCAATTTTCCTACTTCAATGGGGACGGCTGGTTTCCAACGTTTTGTTCGACCTTGCAGCTGACACAAATATTCTTGTCTCCATCGTTTCCAGAAAGTCTGCAGATGACGCTGTATTGATTGCCAATGGTTAAGCCGAGAGGTTAGCAATTGATCTACGTTTGGTTCGGGGATGGCTTGCAGGGACGAGCCGATTAAAAAGTGTGCCGGTGTTAATGGCTCCAAATCATTCGGATCGTCACTTTGCGGTGTAAGGGGGCCGGAATTGAGGCAAGCTTCTACCTGCACCAGTAGCGTGCTGAAATCTTCCGGTAAAAGGGGTGTTTCACCTACCACTCTTAATAGATGATGTTTTGCAGATCGGACTTCCGCTTCCCAGATACCGCCAAAGTGGGGGGCGCTCGGTGGATTGAAATGCCAATGTATGCCCTCCTTGGCACATTCTCTGGATACTGCATCGCGGTGGTCTCGACTCTTTAAGACCTTCAAAAATTCTGACAATTTATTACGTGCACCGATAAAGTTGGTTCCGTTGtcggaaaaaatatctgaacatCGGCCTCGTCTACCCACGAATCGTCGCAGTGCCTGGAGGAACCGTTCAGTAGACAGATCCGTAACCAGTTCCATATGGACCGCCTTTGTACAGAGACAGATGGAAATGGCTACGTAAGCCTTTACTGCTGGCCGCCTTGGAAGTGGTCGAACGAAAACTGGACCAAAGTAGTCAACTCCGGTACGGGAGAACGGTCGTGAGATGGTTACTCTCGACATCGGGAGATCCGCCATAAATTGCTGAACAGCTGATGATTTTGAAACACTTCAGGCATTTGTGTATAATCTGTCTCGCTAAACTTCTGCCACCCAATGGCCAAACCGAAGCCTGACGACTGACAATAATAACTGCGGCCCAGCGTGAAGAAGTCGAACGTGGTAGTATTCCAATAGCATGCGGGTGAAACGGTGTCGTGCCGGCAATGCAACCGGGTGTTTTACTTCATCTGGCTCCAACGAATTTTTCAACCTTCCGCCTAATCGTATCACCTGATCCTTGCTGATAAACGGATTGAACCATCTCAATGGAGAGTTTTTTGGCACACTAGCTCCCTTTGATAACTTAGACCATTCATCCGCAAAACACTCCTTTTGTATTTGACGCACCCATACCGTTTCTGCTTCCTTCAATTCCGTGCTATTTAAAAATTCTGATTGAGCCTTCCCTTTGCGATGTGTCCGCAGCAACTTTATAAATCGCAAGCAATATGCTGTAATACGGATAAGCGAGGTGTGAGACGAGAATTTGGCAAGCCATGCTTCATTGAATTCATTGTTAGTAGAAACAACAGCGGCAATTAAAGAACGACGTCTCTCCTCATCCCCTTCTTCTGCGCATAAGTTTACTGGAGCATTTGGTCAGGAAGACATCCTTAGTTTCAGCCAATCGGGACCCTCCCACCAGAACGTGTTTTGTAGTATTTCTGCTGGCAAAATCCCTCGGGAAATCAAGTCAGCAGGGTTCTGCGCACCCGGGACATGCCACCATTGGCCACACTCGgtgatagtttgagtttttgcTGTTCGATTGGCCATATATGTGGACCAGGTTGTGGGTCTAGCCGAAATCCATCGTAACACGCAGGTTGAGACCGTCCAGAAATAAGTCCGTGCCGCTAAGCGTATCGCACCATTTACCTTTTCGAACAGTTTCGCTGCTAGTTCTGCTCCACAAAGCTCTAGCCGCGGAATCGTTTGACATTTTAGTGGAGCTATTCTTGATTTGGAAGATAATAGGTGCACTCTGACATCTCCCTCAGCGTTTATACTCTTCAAATATAGACATGCACCGTATGCCTTCTCCGAGGCATCAGAAAAACAATGAATCTCCACGGCGACAGGCTGTGGGATAATAACACACCGCTTAATACGCAACTCATTGAGTTGGGGAATTTGTTCCTGAAATTTCACCCAAGCCTCACCCACCGTTGGAGGCAGTGATTGATCCCAGCTCAGAGGGTTACCGCCGTCGTCGCGTAACGTCCACAACCTTTGCATGAACATTTTTGCTGACGTGATAGTAGCGCCTAACAGTCCCAGTGGGTTGAAGAGTGTAGCTATGACCGACAGGACATATCGTTTAGTTAGTGATAATTTATCATTTAGAGTAGGGATAGCAAAACTGAATTTAAGTGTATCTGGCACAGGCATCCAGGTCAAGCCTAATGTTTTCACCGATGAGTCTGGATCAAGATTAATTCCTTCCAAAGCGCGAATGGCCAATCCATCCTCAGGAAGCCCCTTTAATACGTCTGGAGAGTTTGAAGCCCACTTTCTAATCCGGAAACCCCCCCGTGACATCATTTCATCTAACTGAATCCTCAGTTCTAGCGCAGTTTCTATGCTGTCCACCCCTGTGATGACATCATCCATGTAGGTGTCATGGATTGTAGCACTCGCCAGTTGATGTAGAGTCCTGGTGGCCAGAAATGGGGCTGGTTTAGCTCCGTAGGTTACGGTATTAAGCTCGTAGGTTTGAGCCTTCTCGGATGCCGAGTCTCGCCAAAGGATGCATTGGAGAGGTCGATCTTCGGGACAAACGTTTCTTTGGCGGAACATCTTATCCACGTCGGACACGAGCATGACTTGCTTGGTCCTACTTCGCAGGATAATTGAACGAAGATCGTCCTGTATCACCGGCCCCGCCAGTAAAAGGCCGTTGAGAGACACCCCAGTGGCCGTTTTACATGAGGCATCGAACACGACCCTGACCTTAGTGGTGGTACTAGATTCTTTGACGACGGGATGATGCGGCAAGTAACATCGTGGGACCGAATCCGTGTCGTCGATCCTCTGCATGTGCCCGAGTCGCCGATATTCGTCCATAAAAGTGGTATATTCGTTTCGCAGATTTTCATCTCTTGCCAGTCTACGTTCGGTTCCCTGAAGACGTCTGAATGCGATGTCCCTTGAATCACCCAGGTTGAATAGGATGTCCTTCCTTTTCGGTAAGGCAACGGTGTAACGCCCATCTGCGTTGCGTTGTACCGTCTGTGTGAAAATGTCTTCACATCGTCGTTCTTCTGGTGAATAAGCTCTAACAGTATCCACCTTTTCACAAGCCCAGAAGCGAGAGATTAATGTATCTAGCTGCTCTGAAGTAGACACATTGCATCTGATTTGCCAAGACTGGCTTGGTGCTGCAGAACTACCGCAAATCACCCAACCGAAGACCAATTCATTAAGTGTAGGTAGTTGCTCTCCCAGAGAAATCCTTCGGCCAGTTTCAAAGAAATCAAAGAATGCTTCAATACCTAGCACTAAGTCCACCCCATGGGATTCGAAGAATGCTGGATCGGCTGATTGGATGCCGCTCGGGATGTTCCACCTTTCCGTATCAATTGTTGTAGTAGGAAGACTAACTGTCACTCTTGGAAGAACTAGAAAGCTTAGCTCGCGCGAGAACGGTGAAACTCGAGACCGTATCAACGTTTTTAACCTCTGTTTTACTGTGGTTGAAGCTTAACCTATCCCGACGACCGATATATTAGCCCGATCACGAGTCACCTTCAAACGTTGGCTTAACCGTTCGGTAATTAAATTACTCTCTGATCCTGAATCCAGCATAGCGCGGCAGGGAACCGATTACCATAATCGTCTTCAACCGTGACAACTGCTGTGGCCAGAAGCACATGGTAAGCATACTGACGAGCTGCTCCGGATACCTGAATATTCACGGCTGCCATATTAGCCGTTTGGGTGGAGGCTGGATTGTCCGATTCCTTGGAAGGTAGTGTAATATCCCTCGCAACCGCTGCAACCTTGGTTTCCTTCTCTCTTTGATTGAAACAAACTAACGTATGGTGACGACCTCTGCAATTCCTACACGAATATTTGGATGTGCAATTTTTCGCCTGATGGCCAACTCGGAAACAATTGCGGCAAAGAGCATGAGTTTTTAATAATGCCACCACCACTGTCATTTTCTGGAATGTGCTGCACAAATAAAGCGGATGATCCGACGTACAAGCCGTACAGCGTCCCCCAGACGTTTGGTTGGAATTATAGCATACCCTAGCTATGGAATGTTTCTGCCTTGGATGTTGTTGCGGGACACCCCTAGTGTCACTGCACCTGGATGGTAGGCAGTCCAAAACCTGTACCCTACGTCGTAGAAATTCCGTCAAATCCGCTAAAGTATCCTGTTCCTTTGCTGATGACACCTCTTCCCACCCCCTTCTAGTGACCGGATCCAATCGTGCAGTAAGAATGTTTACTAGAAGGAGGTCCTTGTAGTCCGCCTGTTGAACTACTTGATCCAGTGTCTGCACTATTCTCTCGAAGCCTTCAATGAGAGTTTGCAGATCGGATACTGATTCCTTGGTCAGTGTGGGCAAACTGAAAAGCGCTTGAACCTGGCGCTTCCTAAGCTGTTTACATTTGTTGTACCGTTTAAGTAGCAACTCCCAGGCTACCTGATAGTTGGCTCTCGTAATTTGCAGCGGATCGATTAAACTCTTTGGCTCTCCCTGCAAACACCCCTTTAGATAATGGAATTTCTCTACTTCCGGTAGATCTTCCTTCCAGTGGATGAGCGATGTAAACAAATCTCGGAAACTCAACCACTCATCGATGTCGCCATTAAAACTTTGCAATTTAATTTGCGGCAACCGGACGTGGTCCATACCGCCGTGAGTTGTAACGTCTCCTACTCGGATTGAATTTTCTAATCTTTGTGGCTCTTGGAGCCAGTGCTCtgatcaatccttttttctaccgatcacaaaaatatcagtcattcaatttcatcttatccgttttgtgcgagactTCGTACACCGTTCGTCTCTCCGAGCTGTCACGTTCAGTTTcgttttccgattgcaaaataaaacgaacgggcattacgatcatctcttttcctctctagtgtagaatcctcgcaatcctgtttgcactactttatgacgatttttttcgcattttccttttgttcaatatccattgatttttagtggcaatgaacgaccggaaaaaaaatcatttgaccggcagtcgctgtatgcttctgatgcgtatattctgttacagcgttttggtggctggaggcgcttgtttttgttgttgttgttattaatgtttagcgattatggaaaagtaaggtgttgaagctgtttgattaattcttcatacatctctcaaagcatccatggaaatcaaagcatcgcgtttggacatgagtagtgtagttacatctgccaacgcggctagcacttcatgttgcgcagctcgcgtcgcggcggtgcacagtggggcggccccatacaaatgctggccaagcggaaaaatatcttcaaatcatggaaaatacatggtttttatataattttgggacgctgagtacgaatttgatattatttttgcatgaaaatgcgtatttttgacgccagggaaaatttcatgttttttatatatattatatgaggaaaattttatatGAGGAATTATatgagaaaataaaatgcatgatgcttgaaagactttcatatgccataaaaaacattaaatattaatcagttatcaagaaaaagaaaaaaaaattgaaaaatatgcttcgtgttgaaaattacttatgacttgtttttttttcaaagtgactattgattctttttatcgcattcgcttttttttccatttgcatttttttccattcactttcaccttcatctttatttttgtgttcattttcaatacagttttagtatcttcaagaagggttttcgaaatgcagtttctaacgtcaaaataactattcactatttgctctgtagaaattagcaggtgatgtattatgtcatggtttatatttacacgattgtttttacatgtgactggtatgatataaacttaaaacatgattttggtagtcagtgctggtgatccaaaacataaacaatgactagtttttgatacttcgtaaattatcgaaatatagatcagttaaacttgtaaatatgcaaatagtgtgaataattatactgaaacttgttcgaaaacgttgttattatcagactaatatgagtcatttgttattatgtagatgtgccgaacactcgttgtttctcttcgaaagaaaggtactctgcgcaactctgcgcaagatcggactagatgcattttaaggcattttttccaagctatcttttaaaactagtgccaatagtgccaaaccctgccgtttaaactttaaacgctgttttatgcaaaaaatacgtgatttttgattccgtcaatttatacatatatacattatccaatgatgaggattatacattatccaatgattaggatttattctccactattttatagacaacttttacttagacgtcatcaagactcaagttactcttggggctccagcaaatttcgcaacattgcattttttttcaagaaaagcgctaaaaaacgctgactcagtacactttgaaaaatcatagaaaattcaaattttgtcgtaatgctctaaaaatttggatcctgtcacttcaatagaatacaactataggaaaaatataattgaaatgaaattcacattttcaattttgggtcgaaggccagcgattccccactgtggggTGGATTACTTTGTCCGAAGCTAATTTAGATTTTCGCATCGCTAAGtacaggtcagactcgattatatatagtctctgatttttttccactatatataatcgaattttatatataatctaatcagagaaaaaatgtactttattcattttacatgaatgttttattattttcgaataaataggaagaattttatttttgactcatccctaaaagtcagcaaacacagttcttatgaaaattatacatatatcttgtagttattcttgtagttattcctggtgtcaaatggaaagagaaggttagatcagtatatattgatttgtcaactcgtttgtttttaatttctcaaatttttgaaaattttaaaattattcgtttgtttctaaatttttttaatttctttttttttatttttgaaatttttttttattaaggtaattttattaaggtatttcaatttcttttaatttttaaattcttaaaaaaaaaccaaaatttttcattgtttttaattattttttatttttttccctttctatcaagcgtaacgtattttctggatgttctcttacgaaatgttcgctctagatcacgtttgaaattaaaaaaaaaaaatttttgctactatatatactgccgttcttatgcacgctgggacaactatgcttggaacggcagtataatcgagtttgaaattatatataatagaatcatatacatataatcgagtcaatataaaatcgagtctctatataatcgaatccaacctttatatcatcggcctaacagatagatacttttgaattcgatagttatcaggaggctaatttttcaagtcaatttgtatgcgggaaattctttttcgttatacattaatagtgttctccatacattgttgatgatcctattcatgcatcaaacttcaattttgaagtccgcctgcttcgccttcgccttaatccgctcctgggtaccagaaacaactaacaactcacaactaaaattgagctagtttcaacaattcaatttaggtggcctctaatgtttctgctgatttgcaatctacctttaattttttgcatctaaaaaaacacagtttgtaagacggttatcaacaaatacatcacaaaactaTCAACTCAATTGTAGAACGTGATTTGTCAGGGCATAAGGATTGTCATTTTCCACCATTTATGCataacgaatcagaaaaaaaattgactgaaaaattagcctactgataacgatggatataaaaagaatagagtatatatcggcttatctgttgggccaatgatataagcgaagcaagaatctgaataagcttcggaaaaatataaattacagcCGCGCGCAACGCAACATATGGTATGATGCTAGCCGCGTAGGCAGAAGTAAAAACACTACTTGTGCCTGTCGGCGCTTTGCGACGTATAACTACGACGGACTTAAGCATTTCgcatgaagaaatattcaaactatatctccacctcatttgtcctcaagcaataatcgctaaacatcaacaacaacaacaacaaacttctccaccaaaaaataacgtgcatctgtaagcagtgccccaatcccatccgatacagcgaaaaagcattcatcgaccgttttttgaccgttcagacagccagtcaagaaccagtcgagaacgagagaaacgaaaataaaacacgccacatgctgccgatcatactctagtttgctccgttcaacatacattgtaaatgatcgagcgagagagttttaaaatcgacttctccgaaactgcggtcgctatcgttagaaaacaaatcgtcacacgagagaaagagaaaaactttttttcgttcgcccgatcgtttctgccgttcaattcaaacgaaaaaagcatgtGCATTCATCGCAGTCACAATCAAATTTCGATCCCTCCTCAAGCACTGCTTGG from Wyeomyia smithii strain HCP4-BCI-WySm-NY-G18 chromosome 3, ASM2978416v1, whole genome shotgun sequence encodes the following:
- the LOC129728572 gene encoding uncharacterized protein LOC129728572; the encoded protein is MSRVTISRPFSRTGVDYFGPVFVRPLPRRPAVKAYVAISICLCTKAVHMELVTDLSTERFLQALRRFVGRRGRCSDIFSDNGTNFIGARNKLSEFLKVLKSRDHRDAVSRECAKEGIHWHFNPPSAPHFGGIWEAEVRSAKHHLLRVVGETPLLPEDFSTLLVQVEACLNSGPLTPQSDDPNDLEPLTPAHFLIGSSLQAIPEPNVDQLLTSRLNHWQSIQRHLQTFWKRWRQEYLCQLQGRTKRWKPAVPIEVGKLVVVKDENLPPMKWKMGRICQLHPSADNVVRVVTLKTATGNLTRPVEKICLLPVPDDEEA
- the LOC129728573 gene encoding uncharacterized protein LOC129728573, with the translated sequence MDHVRLPQIKLQSFNGDIDEWLSFRDLFTSLIHWKEDLPEVEKFHYLKGCLQGEPKSLIDPLQITRANYQVAWELLLKRYNKCKQLRKRQVQALFSLPTLTKESVSDLQTLIEGFERIVQTLDQVVQQADYKDLLLVNILTARLDPVTRRGWEEVSSAKEQDTLADLTEFLRRRVQVLDCLPSRCSDTRGVPQQHPRQKHSIARVCYNSNQTSGGRCTACTSDHPLYLCSTFQKMTVVVALLKTHALCRNCFRVGHQAKNCTSKYSCRNCRGRHHTLVCFNQREKETKVAAVARDITLPSKESDNPASTQTANMAAVNIQVSGAARQYAYHVLLATAVVTVEDDYGNRFPAALCWIQDQRLSFLVLPRVTVSLPTTTIDTERWNIPSGIQSADPAFFESHGVDLVLGIEAFFDFFETGRRISLGEQLPTLNELVFGWVICGSSAAPSQSWQIRCNVSTSEQLDTLISRFWACEKVDTVRAYSPEERRCEDIFTQTVQRNADGRYTVALPKRKDILFNLGDSRDIAFRRLQGTERRLARDENLRNEYTTFMDEYRRLGHMQRIDDTDSVPRCYLPHHPVVKESSTTTKVRVVFDASCKTATGVSLNGLLLAGPVIQDDLRSIILRSRTKQVMLVSDVDKMFRQRNVCPEDRPLQCILWRDSASEKAQTYELNTVTYGAKPAPFLATRTLHQLASATIHDTYMDDVITGVDSIETALELRIQLDEMMSRGGFRIRKWASNSPDVLKGLPEDGLAIRALEGINLDPDSSVKTLGLTWMPVPDTLKFSFAIPTLNDKLSLTKRYVLSVIATLFNPLGLLGATITSAKMFMQRLWTLRDDGGNPLSWDQSLPPTVGEAWVKFQEQIPQLNELRIKRCVIIPQPVAVEIHCFSDASEKAYGACLYLKSINAEGDVRVHLLSSKSRIAPLKCQTIPRLELCGAELAAKLFEKVNGAIRLAARTYFWTVSTCVLRWISARPTTWSTYMANRTAKTQTITECGQWWHVPGAQNPADLISRGILPAEILQNTFWWEGPDWLKLRMSS